A segment of the Filifactor alocis ATCC 35896 genome:
CCTATGACACTATCAATCGGAACAGACTCGAGATTGAGCGGCTCACAACTGAAAGAATGGTTAACGGAAGTATTTGTATCTTACGGAATCCATGTCATTGACGTAGGTCTTGCGACAACTCCCGCTATGTTTATGAGCACTGTTTTTCCTTCCTATCAGTCAGATGCCGCCATTATGATTACAGCAAGTCACCTTCCTTATTTTTACAACGGATTCAAATTTTTCACGAAAGACGGCGGATTGGAAAAACATGATATTACCTATATCCTGAATCATTCGGATACCACTTCTTTCCCGAAAGGAAAAAGCTCAATTTCTAAAAGAAATTTGATTGCAGATTATTCTGCTCACTTAATACAAAAAATAAAGGAAGAAACGAATTGCGCTCTTCCTTTAAAAGGAGTTCATATTATTGTCGATGCCGGAAACGGTGCAGGCGGATTTTTTGTGGAACAAATCTTAACTCCTCTCGGCGCCGATACAACAGGAAGTCAATTTCTGGAGCCGAACGGACTGTTTCCAAACCATATTCCGAATCCTGAAAATAAGGAGGCTATGCATTCCGTTTCATACGCAGTAACAAAACATCATGCTGATTTGGGAATTATTTTCGATACGGATGTTGACAGGGCGGCTATCGTTTTATCTGACGGCAAAGAGGTCAATCGTAATCGCTTCATCGCATTGTTATCCGCCATCACCTTAGAGGAACATCCTCAATCCGTTATTGTTACCGATTCGGTTACTTCCTCCGGTTTGGCGGAATTTATCCAAGCGCACGGCGGTAT
Coding sequences within it:
- a CDS encoding phosphohexomutase domain-containing protein, producing the protein MTTLLHLQNGTDIRGIALENENGLPVTLSQASTQAIAIGFINWLTKTQTSFHSPMTLSIGTDSRLSGSQLKEWLTEVFVSYGIHVIDVGLATTPAMFMSTVFPSYQSDAAIMITASHLPYFYNGFKFFTKDGGLEKHDITYILNHSDTTSFPKGKSSISKRNLIADYSAHLIQKIKEETNCALPLKGVHIIVDAGNGAGGFFVEQILTPLGADTTGSQFLEPNGLFPNHIPNPENKEAMHSVSYAVTKHHADLGIIFDTDVDRAAIVLSDGKEVNRNRFIALLSAITLEEHPQSVIVTDSVTSSGLAEFIQAHGGIHHRFKRGYRNVINEGIRINRETDKPCYLAIETSGHGAMAENSFLDDGAYLVAKILISLSKWKQSGLTIEQILSSLKEPAEEKEYRIPILHKNFKDYATAILSDLQEYILNHKNYSVAPKNYEGLKILTPTGWFLIRISLHEPLLVLNMESNTEGGIQKDLEILYEFFANYKYLNQNVLK